In one Bacillus sp. Marseille-P3661 genomic region, the following are encoded:
- a CDS encoding NAD-dependent epimerase/dehydratase family protein has product MIQPKNQGHIFVTGCAGFIGFHFTKRLLDEGYYVLGIDNINDYYDPKLKIDRLSIIKEHGNFTFIKGSIENLELLETLFAQYNISTVIHLAAQAGVRYSLINPHQYIQSNLVGFTNIIECCQKWRVKHLLYASSSSVYGNNKIVPFSIKDRVDQPISIYAATKKANELLAYTYSYLYKLPSTGMRFFTVYGPWGRPDMALFTFANAMRNNQPIEVYNHGIMKRDFTYIDDVVESIYRLMKIGPPTDPQAPYKIYNIGNNKPVRLQDFIQVLEKELGITAKKKFLPIQPGDVTETYADIDSLIKDISYQPVVTIDEGIKRFVSWYKDYYEIPD; this is encoded by the coding sequence GTGATTCAACCTAAAAATCAAGGACATATTTTTGTAACAGGTTGTGCAGGTTTTATAGGGTTTCATTTTACGAAAAGATTACTTGACGAAGGCTATTATGTACTCGGTATCGATAATATAAATGACTATTATGATCCTAAACTAAAAATAGACAGATTATCTATTATAAAGGAACACGGAAACTTTACTTTTATAAAAGGATCTATTGAAAACCTTGAGCTTTTAGAAACTCTTTTTGCTCAATATAACATAAGTACTGTTATTCATTTAGCAGCTCAAGCGGGAGTGAGATACAGCTTAATAAATCCTCATCAGTATATTCAATCGAACCTAGTTGGGTTTACTAACATAATAGAATGTTGTCAAAAATGGAGAGTTAAACATCTTTTATATGCGTCCTCAAGTTCGGTCTACGGAAATAATAAAATAGTTCCATTTTCTATTAAAGACCGGGTTGATCAGCCTATAAGCATATATGCCGCAACAAAGAAGGCAAATGAATTACTTGCTTATACGTATAGTTATCTCTACAAATTACCATCTACCGGCATGCGTTTTTTTACTGTTTACGGTCCATGGGGCAGGCCTGACATGGCATTGTTCACTTTTGCAAATGCCATGAGGAATAATCAGCCTATTGAAGTTTATAATCATGGAATTATGAAACGAGATTTTACTTATATTGATGATGTAGTTGAATCTATATATCGGTTGATGAAGATAGGCCCTCCAACAGATCCTCAGGCTCCATATAAAATTTATAATATCGGTAATAATAAACCAGTTCGTTTACAGGATTTTATACAAGTACTTGAAAAAGAATTAGGAATAACCGCTAAAAAGAAATTTCTTCCGATTCAACCTGGAGATGTGACAGAAACGTATGCTGATATTGATAGTTTGATTAAGGATATTTCTTATCAGCCTGTTGTCACGATTGATGAGGGAATCAAGCGGTTTGTAAGTTGGTATAAAGATTACTATGAAATTCCAGATTAA
- a CDS encoding helix-turn-helix domain-containing protein codes for MASLGKKIKDLREQRGLTPDELADHLHFTKSIIWSYEIDKREPNLIHLNKLADYFGVSIDYLLNRDYEKTEIHLKIPTTDLTNNYSFIIDNEEVSGEELEEAISFIRAKRIMKKEKAEYIEE; via the coding sequence GTGGCTAGCTTAGGGAAAAAAATAAAAGATCTTAGAGAACAAAGAGGTTTAACCCCAGATGAATTAGCAGACCATCTACATTTTACGAAAAGTATTATTTGGAGTTATGAGATTGACAAGAGGGAACCAAATTTAATTCATTTGAATAAATTGGCTGATTATTTTGGGGTATCAATTGATTATTTACTGAATAGAGACTATGAAAAAACAGAAATTCATTTAAAGATTCCAACAACTGACTTAACAAACAATTATTCATTTATTATTGACAATGAAGAGGTAAGTGGGGAAGAACTTGAGGAGGCTATTTCTTTTATTCGGGCGAAGCGAATAATGAAAAAGGAAAAAGCGGAGTACATTGAAGAATAA
- the modA gene encoding molybdate ABC transporter substrate-binding protein: MKNNRFYFITILTVSLLTLMSGCSNSNNPPEPEQLELNIAAASSLISAFSEVGNLFEEETNTKITFSFGSTGQLTEQIENGAPFDLFAAANISFLNYLKEKDLIIADSQTAIAYGRIGIATLPDSTPIKTLEDLLKPEIKKVAIANPEHAPYGLAAKQALESAGVWDQLQDKLVYGRNISDTLSFIETGNVEAGIVALSLHKEDEINFHIIDESLHAPLEQSMAIVSDTDQETLAYEFIEFIKGPIGKPIMERYGFIVPEGK, from the coding sequence ATGAAAAATAATCGTTTTTATTTCATCACAATATTAACTGTGTCACTGTTAACTTTAATGAGTGGCTGCAGTAATTCAAATAACCCGCCTGAACCTGAACAACTAGAATTAAATATAGCTGCTGCATCCAGTTTAATTTCAGCGTTTAGTGAGGTAGGGAACTTATTTGAGGAAGAGACTAATACAAAGATTACATTTTCATTCGGTTCAACGGGACAATTAACAGAACAAATTGAAAACGGTGCACCTTTTGATCTATTTGCAGCTGCTAATATATCATTTTTAAACTATTTAAAAGAAAAAGACTTAATTATTGCGGATTCACAGACAGCCATTGCATACGGTAGAATTGGAATTGCGACTCTTCCGGATTCAACACCAATTAAGACCTTAGAAGATCTGCTAAAACCTGAAATTAAAAAAGTAGCAATTGCGAACCCTGAACATGCACCATATGGTTTAGCTGCAAAACAAGCTCTTGAAAGTGCTGGAGTATGGGATCAACTTCAAGATAAGTTAGTGTATGGCAGAAACATATCTGATACACTATCTTTTATTGAAACTGGAAATGTGGAAGCTGGAATAGTAGCTCTTTCTCTTCACAAGGAAGATGAAATAAACTTCCATATTATTGATGAAAGCTTACATGCACCACTCGAACAATCGATGGCAATTGTTAGTGACACTGACCAAGAAACATTGGCATATGAATTTATTGAATTCATTAAAGGCCCAATTGGAAAGCCTATTATGGAACGTTATGGTTTTATTGTGCCGGAGGGAAAGTAA
- the modB gene encoding molybdate ABC transporter permease subunit: MTEEINLFPLFLSLRVAMTATLFALIIGLPIAYYLNRSNGRIADMLDTLITLPIVLPPTVLGYYLLILLGRQSRIGKFLEETFNITIVFTPAGAIIAALIVSIPFLIKSARAAFAGIDPSLIHAARVLGRTEFNIFFTVILPLAWRGIATGITMAFARALGDFGATLMVAGSIPNETMTMPIAIYDALLAGNRELANLLVIIMTAVSLSVLYIINRLEKRVTKGNGW, encoded by the coding sequence ATGACCGAAGAAATTAATTTATTTCCATTATTTCTATCACTAAGAGTTGCTATGACGGCAACTCTTTTCGCCCTTATAATAGGGTTACCAATTGCTTACTATCTAAATAGATCCAACGGACGAATAGCAGACATGCTTGATACTTTGATTACTTTACCGATCGTTTTACCACCAACTGTTTTAGGCTATTATTTATTAATTTTATTAGGTAGACAAAGCAGAATCGGCAAATTTTTGGAAGAGACATTTAACATAACTATTGTATTTACGCCAGCAGGCGCAATTATTGCAGCTTTAATTGTATCAATTCCTTTTTTAATTAAATCAGCACGAGCAGCATTTGCGGGAATTGACCCTAGTTTAATTCATGCTGCAAGAGTACTTGGACGAACAGAGTTTAATATCTTCTTTACCGTTATCCTCCCGCTTGCATGGCGTGGAATTGCAACTGGAATTACAATGGCGTTTGCAAGAGCACTAGGTGATTTCGGAGCTACACTTATGGTTGCAGGAAGTATTCCAAATGAAACGATGACAATGCCAATCGCCATATATGATGCCTTACTCGCTGGGAATCGTGAATTGGCTAATTTATTAGTTATAATTATGACTGCTGTATCACTTAGTGTTCTATACATTATAAATCGTCTAGAGAAAAGAGTGACTAAGGGAAATGGGTGGTAA
- a CDS encoding sulfate/molybdate ABC transporter ATP-binding protein gives MLQVEIKKTLNNFQLDVSFKIGSGITGIIGPSGCGKSITLQCIAGLQTPDKGNIGLNNELLYHSEQKLNTKPRNRNIGYVFQNYALFPHLTVEKNIEYGLKGKTKLEKKEMVASMINKVRLTGYENHYPRQLSGGQQQRVALARTLVTDPELLLLDEPFSALDHHVKHLLEQELLSIIKENYSGIVILVTHNMEEAYRLCDQLVLLNNGQIIQAGDKETVFSKPLNVTAAKVIGCKNILPIDSLIDSGEHIECHIQGVNLTVKQQVIPKTISHIGIYQDNIHFIEFNNESDYAYPYEILEIVKGIHQANITIKVKDAFILTATLPNYQIESLLKGTYKVKLSPKHLFLLQSS, from the coding sequence ATGCTCCAAGTAGAAATCAAAAAAACACTTAATAATTTCCAATTAGATGTTTCATTTAAAATAGGAAGTGGAATTACAGGTATTATCGGGCCTTCAGGGTGTGGAAAAAGTATAACACTACAGTGCATAGCAGGTTTGCAAACTCCGGATAAGGGCAATATCGGTTTAAATAACGAATTACTATATCACTCTGAGCAAAAACTTAACACCAAACCTAGAAACCGTAACATAGGGTATGTCTTTCAAAACTACGCACTTTTTCCTCACTTAACTGTTGAAAAAAATATTGAGTACGGATTAAAGGGCAAAACCAAACTCGAGAAAAAAGAAATGGTAGCGAGCATGATTAATAAAGTTCGACTTACAGGATATGAAAATCATTACCCTAGACAGCTTTCAGGAGGTCAACAACAAAGAGTAGCTCTTGCTAGAACATTGGTTACTGACCCTGAGCTGCTGCTTTTGGATGAACCATTTTCTGCATTAGATCACCATGTAAAACACTTATTAGAACAGGAATTATTAAGCATTATAAAAGAAAATTATTCAGGGATTGTCATACTTGTAACGCATAATATGGAGGAAGCCTATCGACTTTGTGATCAACTAGTTCTCCTCAATAACGGACAAATAATTCAAGCTGGTGATAAAGAAACCGTCTTTTCAAAGCCGCTAAATGTAACAGCAGCAAAAGTTATTGGGTGTAAAAATATACTTCCAATCGATTCCTTAATCGATAGCGGTGAGCATATTGAATGTCATATTCAAGGTGTTAACTTAACCGTAAAACAGCAGGTAATACCTAAAACCATTAGTCATATTGGCATATATCAAGACAACATTCATTTTATTGAATTCAACAATGAATCAGATTATGCCTACCCTTATGAAATTCTTGAAATAGTTAAAGGCATCCATCAAGCAAATATAACAATAAAAGTCAAAGATGCATTTATCCTTACCGCTACCTTACCAAATTACCAGATCGAATCACTACTAAAAGGGACATATAAAGTCAAATTATCACCTAAGCACCTATTTTTATTACAAAGCAGTTAA
- the mgtE gene encoding magnesium transporter, producing MSTVIAENEITLAIIQSLKDGKRKAFQDIVDELQPYDLAQQYQSITNKHRNKFLLFLSIEQLTEFMQELENEDQIEVLHKLGIEKSTKVLDLMENDNLASLLSDLEPEKIEELLSEMKKEESEIVQNLMKYPPETAGRIMNNRYVWIPKHYTIREAVDKLKHFAELAEYLNYLYVIDEQKKLVGVVSYKDLLLGDLQEKIEEIMYTRIVKVDVLTDQEEAAKLISRYDFISLPVVKEDDTLVGVITVDDIIDVVIQEANEDIEKLSASGKAIDFNTKPLVAAYRRLPWLILLLFIGLISGGIISGFEDTLETVVALAFFMPMIAGMTGNTGTQSLAVIVRGLASEDLNFKQVIKLIFRELWVGVIIGVTCGVLIAIIAYVWRDNFTLGLVVGTSLLLTLIIGTLAGTIIPLILYKFNVDPAVASGPLITTINDILSLLIYFGLATTFISKLM from the coding sequence ATGTCTACGGTCATAGCTGAAAACGAAATTACACTTGCTATCATTCAATCCTTAAAAGACGGAAAGAGAAAAGCCTTTCAAGATATTGTGGACGAATTGCAGCCGTATGATTTGGCCCAACAATACCAAAGTATAACCAATAAACATAGAAATAAGTTCTTATTATTTTTATCAATCGAACAATTGACAGAATTCATGCAAGAGCTAGAAAATGAAGATCAAATTGAAGTTCTGCATAAATTAGGGATAGAAAAGTCGACAAAAGTTCTTGATTTAATGGAAAACGATAATTTAGCCTCGTTGTTATCGGACTTAGAACCTGAAAAAATAGAAGAACTACTTTCTGAAATGAAGAAAGAAGAATCCGAAATTGTTCAAAACTTAATGAAATACCCTCCTGAAACAGCTGGTCGTATTATGAACAACCGCTATGTTTGGATTCCAAAACATTATACAATTCGTGAAGCCGTTGATAAGTTAAAACACTTTGCAGAATTAGCAGAATATCTAAACTATCTTTATGTCATTGATGAACAAAAAAAATTAGTAGGTGTTGTTTCATATAAGGACTTATTACTAGGAGATTTACAAGAAAAAATAGAAGAGATTATGTATACCAGGATTGTAAAAGTCGATGTACTTACTGACCAAGAGGAAGCTGCTAAATTAATCAGTCGTTATGACTTTATCTCTTTACCTGTAGTTAAAGAGGATGATACATTGGTTGGAGTCATTACAGTTGATGATATTATTGACGTCGTTATTCAGGAAGCGAACGAGGATATTGAGAAATTATCAGCATCCGGTAAAGCAATAGATTTTAACACAAAACCATTAGTAGCTGCTTATCGTCGACTTCCTTGGCTTATTTTATTATTATTTATCGGTCTTATATCCGGTGGGATTATAAGTGGTTTTGAAGATACATTAGAAACAGTCGTCGCTTTAGCCTTTTTCATGCCAATGATTGCGGGGATGACCGGTAATACAGGTACTCAATCACTTGCGGTTATTGTTAGAGGTCTAGCATCAGAAGATTTGAACTTTAAACAAGTGATAAAGTTAATTTTTCGCGAGCTTTGGGTAGGTGTTATTATCGGTGTTACTTGTGGTGTCCTGATTGCAATTATAGCTTATGTTTGGCGGGACAATTTCACTTTGGGGCTAGTTGTTGGAACTTCATTACTGTTAACATTAATTATTGGTACATTAGCTGGAACGATAATTCCTCTTATTCTATACAAATTTAATGTGGATCCCGCAGTTGCATCTGGGCCACTGATTACAACTATTAACGATATCTTATCCTTACTTATATACTTTGGATTGGCTACAACCTTTATTTCAAAATTGATGTGA